One region of Candidatus Melainabacteria bacterium genomic DNA includes:
- a CDS encoding M23 family metallopeptidase — MHITKTFKPRLNKFNLRAFVFLLFLIFYTSSYSYSANLKPFETIIKPEIPTIGDTVSIKIPREKNNKQVPKIFFEKNKLPVFVLSESWFRTFLPLSANYKSGKYLLEIFYKEKVKRIDLFVKDKKYPLQELILPKQVAELKASRIEKALVAKSLSTLSNTKLWSGKFIYPSNGPQSTAYGVKRKVNGVINPDYFHKGLDFAALQGSNVVAPENGKVILAGHETKGFVVNGNCIFIDHGHGVITGYLHLSSILVKEGDFIKKSQIIGKVGSTGIASGPHLHWGVYVLGKTVEPLNWTSMIID, encoded by the coding sequence ATGCATATAACTAAGACATTTAAACCAAGATTAAATAAGTTTAATTTAAGGGCATTTGTATTCTTACTTTTTTTAATTTTCTATACTTCAAGTTATTCATACTCAGCTAATTTAAAACCTTTTGAAACCATCATTAAACCTGAAATTCCAACTATTGGAGACACTGTCTCTATCAAAATCCCAAGAGAAAAGAATAATAAACAAGTACCAAAGATATTTTTTGAAAAAAACAAACTACCAGTATTTGTTTTATCTGAGAGCTGGTTTAGAACATTTTTACCACTTAGTGCAAATTATAAGAGTGGGAAATATCTGCTTGAAATTTTTTATAAAGAGAAGGTAAAAAGAATTGATTTGTTTGTTAAAGACAAAAAGTACCCTCTCCAGGAATTAATACTTCCAAAGCAAGTAGCTGAATTAAAAGCAAGTAGAATCGAAAAAGCTCTTGTTGCTAAGTCTTTAAGTACTTTAAGTAATACAAAGCTCTGGAGTGGGAAATTTATTTATCCGTCTAATGGTCCTCAGTCCACAGCTTATGGGGTAAAACGAAAAGTAAATGGAGTAATAAACCCTGATTACTTTCATAAAGGTTTAGACTTTGCAGCTTTACAAGGTTCAAATGTAGTAGCACCTGAAAATGGAAAAGTAATTTTAGCTGGACATGAAACTAAAGGCTTTGTAGTAAATGGGAATTGTATTTTTATTGATCATGGGCATGGAGTTATTACTGGATATTTACACTTAAGTTCTATTCTTGTAAAAGAAGGAGACTTTATTAAAAAAAGTCAGATAATTGGTAAAGTTGGAAGTACAGGAATAGCAAGTGGACCTCATTTACACTGGGGCGTGTATGTACTTGGAAAGACAGTAGAACCATTAAATTGGACAAGTATGATAATAGATTAG
- the mtnA gene encoding S-methyl-5-thioribose-1-phosphate isomerase has protein sequence MKQVQSKVKPIIWKVETAGQPSLLVLDQRLLPFEKKYLELTTYKEVIQAIKDMTVRGAPLIGIVAGYGMALAALEEGGKEEFVSYMRAVGEEIKSARPTAINLKWAIDLILNDIASVETQLIASLRDVITKRAIWIHEDDAMRCQKIGEHGATIVESRLIASLLTICNTGSLATGGIGTAFGVILTLHKKNPNLKIFVAETRPRQQGARLTTFECIENGIDCTLISDTACGYLMQKGEIDLVITGADRISANGDTANKIGTYQLAVLAKENNIPFYVAAPLSTFDLSIKSGEEIPVEERDPKEVLATGGKPICVKGTKAINPAFDVTPARHITGIITEKGILRPNYNESIQNIFNVSVVA, from the coding sequence ATGAAACAAGTTCAATCTAAAGTTAAGCCAATAATTTGGAAAGTAGAGACGGCTGGCCAGCCGTCTCTACTCGTTTTAGACCAAAGGTTATTGCCGTTTGAAAAAAAATATTTAGAGCTTACTACATATAAAGAAGTCATTCAAGCAATTAAAGATATGACTGTAAGAGGTGCTCCGCTAATTGGGATTGTTGCAGGCTATGGGATGGCATTGGCAGCATTAGAAGAAGGAGGCAAAGAAGAATTTGTTTCATATATGAGAGCAGTTGGTGAAGAAATCAAATCTGCACGACCAACAGCAATAAATTTAAAATGGGCAATTGATTTGATATTAAATGATATTGCATCCGTAGAGACGCAATTAATTGCATCTCTACGAGACGTAATCACCAAACGTGCAATTTGGATTCATGAAGATGATGCCATGCGTTGCCAAAAAATTGGCGAACATGGTGCAACCATCGTAGAGTCGCGATTAATCGCGTCTCTACTGACGATATGTAACACTGGCTCGCTTGCTACAGGTGGTATTGGAACTGCATTTGGTGTAATTTTAACTCTTCACAAAAAAAATCCTAATTTAAAAATATTTGTAGCTGAAACAAGACCTCGCCAACAAGGAGCAAGACTAACTACATTTGAATGTATTGAAAATGGAATTGATTGTACTTTAATTTCAGATACTGCCTGTGGTTATTTAATGCAAAAGGGAGAAATAGATTTAGTGATTACAGGGGCTGATAGAATTAGTGCAAATGGTGATACTGCAAATAAGATTGGTACTTATCAACTTGCAGTTTTAGCTAAAGAAAACAATATTCCTTTTTATGTAGCAGCTCCACTTTCTACATTTGATCTTTCAATAAAAAGTGGAGAAGAAATTCCAGTTGAAGAAAGAGATCCCAAAGAAGTTTTAGCTACTGGTGGAAAACCAATTTGTGTAAAAGGAACAAAAGCAATTAATCCTGCCTTTGATGTAACTCCAGCTAGACATATAACTGGCATTATTACTGAAAAAGGGATTTTAAGACCAAATTATAATGAATCAATTCAAAATATTTTTAACGTAAGTGTAGTTGCTTAA
- a CDS encoding adenylosuccinate lyase, whose protein sequence is MIDRYTRPESANIWSEENKYKIWLQVEIAAVEALSELKLIPKDAVLVIKEKAKFDIKRIHEIDKEVHHDVIAFLTCLNESIGPNGRFLHLGMTSADLVDTSCAILLKQAGEKILEGLDKFLNTLKNKAIEYKNTICIGRTHGVHAEPTTFGLKLLSFWEELNRARMRFKYVVENEINVGMFSGAVGTYANIDPRVEEIATKKLGLKQLSISTQVIGRDRYALYIGELALIATLIEKIAIEIRHLQRTEVLEVEEPFYLNQKGSSAMPHKRNPWRSENLCGLARLVRSYLLAGMENIPLWHERDISHSSVERIILPDATIIVDFMLYRVNEIISDLNVYPENMEENMFKFGGVVFSQSVLLKFIEKGLDREIAYKIVQRNAHAAWNKKDGNFKKNLLSDKEVVKYLPEKEIEDCFNPSHHLKHVDTVFIKVLGKELNFSNKELVSETT, encoded by the coding sequence TTGATAGATCGATATACACGGCCAGAATCAGCTAATATCTGGTCGGAAGAAAACAAATACAAAATTTGGCTTCAGGTAGAGATAGCTGCAGTTGAAGCATTATCTGAACTAAAACTAATACCAAAAGATGCTGTTTTAGTAATTAAAGAAAAAGCAAAGTTTGACATAAAAAGAATTCATGAAATTGATAAAGAAGTTCATCACGATGTAATTGCATTCCTCACTTGCTTAAATGAATCTATAGGTCCTAATGGAAGATTTTTACATCTTGGCATGACAAGTGCTGATCTTGTAGACACTTCTTGTGCAATTCTTTTAAAACAAGCAGGTGAAAAAATTCTTGAAGGACTAGATAAATTTTTAAACACTTTAAAAAACAAAGCGATTGAGTATAAAAACACAATTTGTATTGGTAGAACGCATGGGGTTCATGCTGAACCAACTACATTTGGATTAAAACTACTTAGCTTTTGGGAAGAGTTAAACAGAGCAAGAATGAGATTTAAATATGTTGTAGAAAATGAAATTAATGTTGGAATGTTTTCAGGAGCTGTTGGAACTTATGCAAATATTGATCCAAGAGTAGAAGAAATAGCTACAAAAAAGCTTGGATTAAAGCAACTCTCAATCTCTACTCAAGTTATTGGAAGAGATAGATATGCTCTTTACATAGGAGAGTTAGCACTTATTGCAACTCTAATTGAAAAAATTGCAATTGAAATAAGACACCTACAAAGAACTGAAGTTCTTGAGGTAGAAGAACCTTTTTACCTAAATCAAAAAGGCAGTTCAGCTATGCCTCATAAAAGAAATCCATGGCGATCTGAAAACTTATGTGGTTTAGCAAGACTTGTTAGATCATATTTGCTTGCAGGGATGGAAAATATTCCTCTTTGGCATGAAAGGGACATTAGCCATAGTTCAGTCGAAAGAATAATCTTACCTGACGCAACTATAATTGTAGATTTTATGCTTTATAGAGTTAATGAAATTATTTCTGACTTAAATGTTTATCCTGAAAATATGGAAGAAAATATGTTTAAGTTTGGTGGTGTAGTTTTTTCACAAAGTGTTTTACTTAAATTTATTGAGAAAGGTTTAGATAGAGAAATAGCTTACAAAATAGTACAAAGAAATGCTCATGCTGCATGGAATAAAAAAGATGGTAATTTTAAAAAAAATCTTTTAAGTGATAAAGAAGTTGTAAAATATCTTCCTGAAAAAGAAATAGAAGATTGTTTTAATCCAAGTCATCATCTTAAGCATGTTGATACTGTGTTTATAAAGGTTTTAGGAAAAGAGTTAAATTTCAGCAACAAGGAGTTAGTGAGTGAAACCACCTAA
- a CDS encoding MerR family transcriptional regulator, with amino-acid sequence MLEEEKLSRAKILTELEITEDTLSVYENELGINTDTELGNVENFTKEDLDSLQTLHKLRESGLTYNEIKLLSSVSEVLKNVDPSNEAVATSLISLSPIYRLKQSLNLSKQELSVLRTKIQELEELLEKESSNKTVNNSAELEVKQKAINNLDRKLSETLQQKSKLESELALYKEGNNVPNQVRGKKARELTQLLAKKDIELDEAKKKSDELQSKLDKTTEDSTELKERLELLEDEISEIEHEVEERYQEQISSLREQIEALIDKKQQEWEKFYVDSNEQHRKELLTLQRKHEQEILRLKQKIREQIQEIEEIKAIKNPLLSLLNISGKRG; translated from the coding sequence ATGTTGGAAGAAGAAAAACTAAGCAGAGCTAAAATTTTAACTGAGCTTGAAATAACTGAAGATACTCTGTCAGTTTATGAAAATGAGTTAGGTATCAATACTGACACTGAGTTAGGCAATGTAGAAAATTTTACTAAAGAAGATCTTGATTCACTTCAAACACTACATAAGCTTCGTGAGTCAGGACTAACTTATAATGAAATTAAGCTTTTATCTTCTGTTTCAGAAGTATTAAAAAATGTAGATCCGTCTAATGAAGCTGTTGCTACAAGCCTTATATCTTTATCACCAATTTACAGGCTAAAACAATCCTTAAATCTTTCAAAACAAGAGCTAAGTGTTTTAAGAACAAAAATTCAAGAACTAGAAGAATTATTAGAAAAAGAATCTTCAAACAAAACAGTTAATAATTCAGCAGAACTTGAAGTAAAACAAAAAGCAATTAACAATCTTGACAGAAAATTATCAGAGACTCTGCAACAAAAATCAAAATTAGAATCTGAACTTGCTTTATATAAAGAAGGAAATAATGTTCCTAATCAAGTAAGAGGCAAAAAAGCAAGAGAGCTTACTCAGTTACTTGCAAAAAAAGATATAGAACTTGATGAAGCTAAAAAGAAAAGTGATGAATTGCAAAGCAAATTAGATAAAACAACAGAAGATTCAACTGAACTAAAAGAAAGACTTGAGCTCTTAGAAGATGAAATATCTGAAATTGAACATGAGGTGGAAGAACGTTATCAAGAGCAAATCTCAAGCTTAAGAGAACAAATCGAAGCATTAATAGATAAAAAACAACAAGAATGGGAAAAGTTTTATGTTGATTCAAATGAACAGCACAGAAAGGAATTGTTAACACTTCAAAGAAAGCATGAGCAAGAAATTTTAAGATTAAAACAAAAAATTAGAGAACAAATTCAAGAAATTGAAGAAATAAAAGCTATTAAAAATCCACTTTTAAGTTTATTAAATATTAGTGGAAAGAGAGGATAA
- a CDS encoding alkaline phosphatase family protein yields MKPPKVLVVSFDGGVWSNLLPLAKSGIMPNLAKLLEESKHGNLESTMPPLTPPAWSAFMTGCNPGKSGIFDFYQYQEGSYKPVLTSSENIQVATLWKILSDNGLRVGVIDVPMNYPPPVVNGFIISGWERPSNKKVFTYPPELGLKLIEKFGDYPICLRTFDKQGTKDIDFLNSLIDITTKVGDAALWLLETEPTDFFMVHFQATDIIQHSFWDQISTLDFNSEDLVTKKIWEFYKNLDKYLGLLKNKRDKNTNFFLLSDHGFGPVKRRMATNVWLMENGYLKLKQDIGTKLRTSVKSTAIKMVNKVDALARLKNRIKRKSEEELEQRIIVPRTMYDPINYTETRAFSSIGTVYGTIQLNLIGREPNGIVPEKESESLKDEIIQKLINVRDPISGESFIKVIHRKEEIFNGASLNKIPDLIIIPNPGFYLFIGTGEKELFCEAHYLSHGNHVKDGIVVACGSCTSKIDLSCAKITDILPTVMDIFNLKPINNIDGKSLFFSNVKKNLILNLN; encoded by the coding sequence GTGAAACCACCTAAAGTTTTAGTTGTTAGCTTTGATGGTGGAGTCTGGTCAAACCTTTTACCGCTTGCAAAAAGTGGCATAATGCCTAATCTTGCAAAGTTACTTGAAGAAAGCAAACATGGAAACTTGGAATCTACTATGCCTCCACTTACACCACCAGCCTGGAGTGCATTTATGACAGGATGTAATCCTGGCAAGAGTGGGATTTTCGATTTTTATCAATATCAAGAAGGCTCATATAAACCCGTACTAACTTCAAGCGAAAATATACAGGTAGCTACCTTGTGGAAGATACTTTCAGACAATGGTTTAAGAGTTGGTGTAATAGATGTTCCAATGAATTATCCACCACCTGTTGTAAACGGCTTTATTATTTCTGGATGGGAAAGGCCAAGCAATAAGAAAGTTTTTACTTATCCTCCTGAACTAGGACTAAAGCTAATTGAAAAGTTTGGAGATTACCCAATATGCTTAAGAACATTTGACAAACAAGGAACAAAAGACATTGACTTTTTAAATAGTTTAATTGACATTACTACAAAAGTTGGTGATGCTGCCCTTTGGCTACTAGAAACAGAACCTACTGATTTTTTTATGGTTCATTTTCAGGCTACTGATATTATTCAGCATAGTTTTTGGGATCAAATTTCAACACTTGATTTCAACTCAGAAGATCTTGTAACAAAAAAGATTTGGGAATTTTATAAAAATCTAGATAAATATTTAGGGCTTCTAAAAAATAAAAGAGACAAAAATACTAACTTCTTTCTTCTAAGCGACCATGGTTTTGGCCCAGTTAAAAGGCGCATGGCTACAAATGTTTGGCTTATGGAAAATGGTTATTTAAAGCTTAAGCAAGATATTGGCACCAAGCTAAGAACAAGTGTTAAAAGTACTGCTATTAAAATGGTAAACAAAGTAGATGCACTTGCAAGATTAAAAAACAGAATTAAAAGAAAAAGTGAAGAAGAACTAGAACAAAGAATAATTGTTCCAAGAACAATGTATGATCCAATTAATTATACAGAGACAAGAGCATTTAGTTCTATTGGAACTGTATATGGAACTATTCAGCTTAATTTAATTGGGAGAGAACCAAATGGAATTGTACCTGAAAAAGAGTCAGAAAGTTTAAAAGATGAAATTATTCAAAAATTAATTAATGTTCGGGATCCAATATCAGGGGAAAGCTTCATTAAAGTCATTCATAGGAAAGAAGAAATATTCAATGGTGCCTCACTAAATAAAATCCCTGACTTAATAATTATTCCAAATCCAGGATTTTATTTATTTATTGGTACAGGGGAAAAAGAACTTTTTTGTGAGGCACACTATTTATCCCATGGCAATCATGTTAAAGATGGGATTGTTGTAGCCTGTGGATCATGTACTAGTAAAATTGACCTATCTTGTGCAAAGATTACTGATATATTACCAACTGTTATGGATATTTTTAACTTAAAACCTATAAACAACATTGATGGTAAAAGTCTCTTTTTCTCGAACGTTAAGAAAAATTTAATCTTAAATTTGAATTAA
- a CDS encoding trypsin-like peptidase domain-containing protein, producing MGNVSSVASVTNTTRSPGLVNRLIKVGLLGLAGAGVLGNEVSTRLELQNQTAQVKELQNKFDSRVTLDQIMEIVEKVSPSTVMVKGPEGLGSGMIFTDRYGTRFILTNGHVTESNQFEENEFRDGVYSIRLYNGSDYSEPIKFYAAPVILSSGKRAYASPETKDLALLQVPPNVILPPSIGLSFRDINDPVRVGECVIAIGNPFGETDSISFGIVSHVDRKSDLNENHHFQTDAAINPGNSGGVLVDMKGKVIGINTWGYRGTNGVGGTIKFDEILKVLTDWGIQLL from the coding sequence ATGGGTAATGTTAGTAGTGTAGCAAGTGTAACTAATACAACTAGAAGTCCAGGTTTAGTTAATAGACTCATTAAGGTAGGACTGCTTGGACTTGCAGGTGCTGGAGTACTTGGGAATGAAGTTTCAACTCGCTTGGAGTTACAAAATCAGACTGCGCAAGTTAAAGAGCTTCAAAACAAATTTGATTCTCGAGTTACTTTAGATCAAATTATGGAAATTGTAGAAAAAGTTTCTCCTTCCACCGTAATGGTTAAAGGCCCAGAGGGTCTTGGCTCAGGAATGATTTTTACTGACAGATATGGTACAAGATTTATCTTAACTAATGGTCATGTTACTGAAAGCAATCAGTTTGAAGAAAATGAATTCAGGGATGGTGTTTATTCAATTAGACTTTATAATGGCAGCGATTACAGTGAACCAATTAAATTTTATGCAGCTCCAGTAATTTTAAGTAGTGGAAAAAGAGCATATGCAAGTCCAGAGACAAAAGATCTAGCACTGTTACAAGTTCCTCCTAATGTTATTTTGCCTCCTAGTATTGGACTAAGTTTTAGAGATATAAATGATCCAGTAAGAGTTGGAGAATGTGTTATTGCAATTGGAAATCCATTTGGAGAAACAGACTCAATAAGTTTTGGTATTGTAAGCCATGTAGATAGAAAATCAGATTTAAATGAAAATCATCACTTTCAAACAGATGCTGCAATTAATCCAGGGAATTCTGGTGGAGTATTAGTTGATATGAAAGGAAAAGTAATAGGAATAAATACCTGGGGTTACAGGGGTACAAATGGTGTTGGTGGAACAATTAAATTTGATGAAATCTTAAAGGTTCTTACTGACTGGGGTATACAATTATTGTAA
- a CDS encoding glycogen/starch synthase — protein MNVIFITPECEHFARLSEVGDFVTSLARAVEREGHNVKVFIPRYGCIDPVICHIERLPFEFKLKIPTFTTQAFVYKGILPNSLIGVFLIESQNYFSNSKEIYLGGNVDEERFNFFSMASLEVISELKFEPHVIHIINPLTSYVAKEHTSLRKAGVVFTIHDIYGLSNSLIKATNDAILHSNITTIASKAFLKDILEDNELLIQKKESFIDIESAYDTDFYNPEKDNFIAQTYSKDYFSSGKRKCKEDLLGHCELEKNIDIPLFGMHTPLLNENEFDIFLNALPEIVNLKAQFLIIGRKNKSYEHEMEKITNRSKNVKTCFDYDFALSKKLLAGSDFFLSPDKYQPSGMSVAIAMRYGSVPICYRKGAVKDMILDNGILFHDYSQDCLVEAINIAIKYYKNKERWTKLVKQAMSFEVSTQKMAQEYIKCYEKSLPFATTYYSGSRVKDIV, from the coding sequence ATGAATGTAATTTTTATTACACCTGAATGTGAACATTTTGCAAGATTAAGTGAAGTTGGTGATTTTGTAACTTCACTAGCAAGGGCTGTTGAAAGAGAAGGACATAATGTAAAAGTTTTTATTCCACGTTATGGTTGCATTGATCCAGTAATCTGTCATATTGAAAGATTGCCCTTTGAGTTTAAGTTAAAAATACCTACTTTTACTACCCAAGCATTTGTTTATAAAGGAATTTTACCTAATTCATTAATCGGGGTGTTTTTAATTGAAAGCCAAAACTACTTTAGTAACTCAAAAGAAATTTATCTGGGAGGAAATGTAGATGAAGAAAGGTTTAACTTCTTTTCTATGGCATCTCTTGAAGTTATTTCAGAATTGAAGTTTGAGCCTCATGTAATTCACATCATTAATCCTCTTACTTCTTATGTTGCTAAAGAGCATACTTCTTTAAGAAAGGCCGGTGTTGTTTTTACAATTCATGATATCTATGGTTTAAGTAATAGTTTAATCAAGGCAACAAACGATGCAATTCTGCACTCTAACATTACAACTATTGCCTCTAAGGCTTTTTTAAAAGACATACTAGAAGACAACGAACTTTTAATTCAAAAGAAAGAAAGTTTTATTGACATAGAAAGTGCTTATGATACAGATTTTTATAATCCTGAAAAAGATAATTTCATTGCTCAAACATATTCAAAGGATTATTTTTCTAGCGGAAAAAGAAAATGTAAGGAAGATTTACTTGGACATTGTGAGCTAGAAAAAAACATAGATATTCCACTTTTTGGTATGCATACACCACTTTTAAATGAAAACGAATTTGATATTTTTTTAAATGCTTTGCCAGAAATTGTAAATTTAAAAGCTCAATTTCTAATAATTGGAAGAAAAAATAAATCTTACGAGCATGAAATGGAAAAGATTACAAACAGATCTAAAAATGTAAAAACGTGTTTTGATTATGATTTTGCCCTTTCAAAAAAACTATTGGCCGGATCAGATTTTTTTCTAAGCCCTGACAAATACCAGCCAAGTGGTATGTCTGTTGCTATTGCTATGAGGTATGGAAGCGTTCCAATTTGTTATAGAAAAGGTGCAGTAAAAGATATGATTCTAGATAATGGAATTCTTTTTCACGACTATAGTCAAGATTGCCTTGTCGAAGCTATAAATATAGCAATTAAGTATTATAAGAATAAAGAAAGGTGGACTAAGTTAGTAAAACAAGCAATGAGTTTTGAAGTGTCTACTCAAAAAATGGCTCAAGAATATATAAAGTGCTATGAAAAAAGTTTACCCTTCGCTACCACTTATTATTCCGGAAGCAGAGTTAAAGACATTGTTTAA
- a CDS encoding HAD family hydrolase: protein MGEKFNICFDLDGPIIDVSARYYVAYLESLKGTHTTKEQILTLEDFWKLRRNRISELEIGILSGLNISESLGLVELRKELSFKDEFFSYDKLFNDVYKAFENLKAKNIIFFIVTLRRHKQLTQAIKQFKLDKYLGTEFFFSLPDEHKITNDIQEKCMLLVKAINFLNLNPLETLMIGDSDTDIHAARLARFQKVIAISRGIRSKEQLEILKPDHLIANLSELSSLSTNI from the coding sequence GTGGGAGAGAAATTTAACATTTGTTTTGATCTAGATGGCCCAATCATTGATGTATCTGCTAGATATTATGTAGCATATTTAGAAAGTTTAAAAGGAACTCATACAACAAAAGAACAGATTTTAACCTTAGAAGATTTCTGGAAGCTTAGAAGAAATAGGATTTCAGAGCTTGAAATAGGAATATTAAGTGGGTTGAATATAAGTGAATCCTTAGGCCTTGTTGAGCTTAGGAAAGAGTTAAGTTTTAAGGATGAGTTTTTTTCATATGACAAACTATTTAATGATGTTTATAAGGCATTTGAAAATTTAAAAGCAAAAAATATAATTTTTTTTATAGTAACTTTACGCAGGCATAAGCAATTAACTCAAGCTATAAAACAATTTAAACTAGATAAATATCTTGGAACTGAGTTTTTCTTCTCTTTGCCAGATGAACACAAAATTACAAATGATATTCAAGAAAAGTGCATGTTACTAGTAAAAGCAATTAATTTCTTAAACTTAAACCCGCTTGAAACATTGATGATAGGTGATTCAGACACAGATATTCATGCAGCTAGACTTGCAAGATTTCAAAAAGTCATTGCAATTTCAAGGGGAATAAGAAGTAAAGAACAACTTGAAATTTTAAAGCCAGATCACCTAATAGCTAATTTAAGTGAGTTATCCTCTCTTTCCACTAATATTTAA
- a CDS encoding trypsin-like peptidase domain-containing protein, giving the protein MNVQRTSPLVKFIGVLGTLAGAGFLGDETTIPSNIAHAQTPLIKELKKDSAITYEEEVEAINKFAPSTGAVIGQFGQGSYSCISVKDKEGNDKMLLLSVEHVVSDVTLKNLDGSTVQVSNALQEDGMFGIRPYDGSDFGKSEQFLAPVLGFDKHYDLAVLDPSGNHLPPIKMRNLIKHPLKVGERGFLIGNGQGLKDTLVPFRISHLNRLTKWYYYPNIQLYGIFPGGNSGAGAVVLRKDKETGEVIPELIGVLHSNVGVGQAQVLPITFVKRFLEPLGYKALDPDERQAWREESLAQLERFMFPLPVHGNPAVTGPILGYVPSKLIPLKH; this is encoded by the coding sequence ATGAATGTACAGAGAACAAGCCCTTTAGTTAAGTTCATAGGTGTACTAGGAACCTTAGCTGGAGCTGGATTTCTTGGAGATGAAACAACAATCCCATCTAATATTGCTCATGCGCAGACTCCCTTAATAAAAGAACTTAAAAAAGATTCAGCAATAACTTATGAAGAAGAAGTAGAAGCAATTAATAAATTTGCACCATCAACAGGTGCAGTTATAGGACAATTTGGGCAAGGATCTTATTCATGCATTTCTGTTAAGGATAAAGAAGGAAATGATAAAATGCTCTTGCTTTCTGTTGAACATGTAGTAAGTGATGTTACTCTTAAAAATTTAGATGGTTCTACAGTACAAGTTAGTAATGCTCTACAAGAAGATGGTATGTTTGGGATTAGACCTTATGACGGAAGTGACTTTGGTAAAAGTGAACAATTTCTTGCGCCAGTTTTAGGTTTTGATAAACACTATGACTTAGCAGTATTAGATCCAAGTGGAAACCATTTACCACCCATTAAAATGAGGAACTTAATTAAACACCCTTTAAAAGTTGGTGAAAGAGGATTTCTAATTGGAAATGGACAAGGTTTAAAAGATACTTTAGTACCATTTAGGATTTCACATTTAAATAGATTAACTAAGTGGTACTATTACCCAAACATTCAACTATATGGAATATTCCCAGGAGGAAATTCTGGAGCTGGTGCTGTAGTCTTAAGAAAAGATAAGGAAACTGGTGAAGTAATCCCAGAATTAATAGGAGTACTACACTCAAACGTAGGTGTTGGCCAAGCCCAGGTACTTCCAATCACCTTTGTTAAAAGATTCTTAGAACCTCTGGGTTATAAAGCTTTAGATCCTGATGAAAGACAAGCCTGGAGGGAAGAAAGTTTAGCTCAACTAGAGCGTTTTATGTTTCCTCTACCTGTCCATGGAAATCCTGCAGTGACAGGACCAATATTAGGTTATGTGCCAAGTAAATTAATACCACTGAAGCATTAA